Genomic window (Streptosporangium brasiliense):
CATGCGGGCCCTGGCCAAGAACCTCTCCTCGGGCGGGGTGAGCCAGGGCGGCTCCAGCATCACCCAGCAGTACGTCAAGCAGGTGCTGCTCAACGCGGCGGTCACCGAGAAAGAGAAGAACAAGGTGCTGGAGGCCAGCTACGCGCGCAAGCTCAACGAGCTGCGTCACGCGATGGCGGTCGAGCAGAAATACTCCAAGGACCAGATCCTGGAGAAATACCTGAACATCGCCTTCTTCGGGGCGAGGGCCAACGGGGTCGAGGCGGCGGCCAAGCGGTTCTTCGGGGTGCCGGCGTCCAAGCTCACCCTGCCGCAGGCGGCGACCCTGGCGGCGGCCGTGCAGTCTCCCAACAGCACCGACCCCGAGGCCGGCAGGAAGGCCCGGCAGCGGCTGCTGGAGCGGCGCAACCTGGTGCTCGACCGGATGGCGCAGCTCAAGAAGATCACGCCGGAGGAGGCCGCGAAGGCCAAGAAGGAGAAGCTGGGCTACAAGGGCACGCCGCTGCCGGGCGGGTGCGAGGCCAGCCCCTACCCCTACTTCTGCATCTACGTGCGCAACGAGATCTCCGGCAACCCGGCCTTCGGCAAGACCGAGAAGGCCCGCCTCCAGTTCCTCAACCGCGGCGGGCTGACGATCAGGACGACGCTGGACCCGAGGATGCAGGCCGCGGCCGACGCGGCGATCAGGAAGCGGGTGTACGCCTCCGACAACCCGATGGCCTCCCAGGCGCTCGTGCAGCCGGGCACCGGTGCGATCAAGGCGATGGCGGCCAGCCGGAAGTACGGCATCGCCAAGCGCAGGAACGAGATGTCCTACAACGTGGTGGCCGACGCGGCGCACGGCGGCGGGGTGGGGTTCCAGGCGGGCTCGACGTTCAAGACCTTCACACTGATCACCGCGCTGAAGAAGGGCATGAAGGTCAGCGACGGCATCACCACCGGCGCCGGCTACCGCGCCCCCGGCTACGCGGCCTTCAAGAACTGCAAGGGCGAGAGCATCGGCGACCCGACCCACACCGTCACCAACGACGAGGGCTCGCCCGGGTTCAAGACGCTGCAGACCGGCACCTGGGGATCGGTCAACACCTTCTTCGTCGCCCTGGAGCAGCGCGTGGGGCTGTGTGACACGGTGGAGACCGCCAAGTCGCTGGGCATCAAGCGGTCCGACGGGCAGGCGCTGCAGGAGTACGAGACCTTCACCCTCGGCATCAACGAGATGGACCCGGTGACGGTGGCCAACGCCTACGCCGCGATCGGCGCGCGCGGCAAGTACTGCGCGCCGATGGCCATCACCCAGATCACCGACCGCGACGGCAAGGTGACCCGTTACACGCCGCAGTGCCGTCAGGCGCTGGACCCCGAGATCGCCGACGCGACGGCCGACGTCCTGTCCGGGGTGTTCACCAAGGGCACCATGCGCGGCGTGGGCGGCATCGGCCGCCCCGCGGCGGGCAAGACCGGCACCACGGACGCGTACGCCACCGCGTGGTTCGCCGGGTTCACCCCCGACCTGGCCGGCGCGGTGAGCATCGGCGACCCCCGCGGCTCGACGAAGCACAAGCTCACCGGCGTCACCATCGGCGGCAGGTACTACGGCATCGTCGCCGGCGCCAGCCTCCCCGGCCCGATCTGGAAGGACACCATGATGGCGGCGCTGAAGGGCGTCAGGGCCACCTCCTTCCACCCGATCAACTCCGCCCGCTTCGGTGGCTGCGGCCAGGACTGCGCTCCCGACCGGTCGGACGGCGACAGCCGGGAGGTCCGGAACGAGCCCTGGGACAGGGGACGCAACACCGACGACGAGGGCGGCCGAGGGAACGGCTGGGACCTCCGGAACGGCCGGGACCGGGGGAACGGTTGGGACGGCTGGGGCCGTGGGAACGGCCGTAACCGGGGGTGACGGTGCGGTGGGCCGGTCCGGGACGGAGCTCCCGGGGCCGGCCCCGGCGGCCGCCGGACCCTGGAGCCGGCGGCCTTCCGGAATGATTGCCGTATGAACGAGTTCATCGAGGCCATGGCGCAGGTGCCCACCGCCGTGACGGTCATCACCGTGAAGGACGGGCGCGACGACGTGGGGGCGACGGTGGGCACCCTTGTCTCCGTCTCGCTCGACCCCCGGCTGGTGATGGTGAGCCTGGAGAACACCGGTTACCTCAATGAGCTGCTGCTGCGCCGGGACCGCTGGGCCGCCAGCGTGCTGTCCGCCGGGCAGAAGGCGATCGCCAGCCGCTTCGCCACCGCCGGCCGGCCCGGTGCCCGGCTGCTGCTCGCGGGCGTGCCCCACCACCGGGGGGAGCTGAGCGAGGCGCTCGTCGTGGACGGCGGTGTGACCGCCCTGGAGGCCGAGACGGCCCAGGTCGTCCCGGCCGGGGACCACACCCTCTACATCGCCCGGGTGCTCGACGTGAGCTACGTCGACGCGGGAGTCCTCCCGCTCGTACGGCTCCGCAGCCGGTACCGTCCGGCCGGCTGACCGCTGTCACGGCGCGCACTCGGTGACCGGTGTCACGGCGCGCACCCGGTGACCGCTGTCACGGCGAGCGCCCGGCGGCCGCTGTCACGACGGCCGGACGGTCTCCGGAGCGGCCCCGGCCCTCCCGGACGCCTCCGCCCTGGGCATGGCGGCCATGAGGGCGACGAGGGCGACCGCCGGCGCCACCCCCCAGACCAGGACCTCGGGGACCGCTCCGGCGATCGCCTCCGGCCGCTGGTCGTCCCCCACGTGGCGGATGAGGAGGTTGTTGAACAGGGCGACCCCCACGGCCATGCCGAACCCGCGGACCGTCACCACCGCCGAGGTGACGGCCCCGAGGTCGGCGGGCCGTACCGCGTTCTGCGCGACGGTCATGAGGTTCTGCATGATCAGGCCGAAACCGACGCCGAGCACCGCCATCCCCGCGGCCACGAGCGCGTAGGGGCTGTCCAGGTCCGCCCGGCTCAGCAGCAGCAGCCCCGGCACCACGATGACCGCGCCGGAGAGCAGATACGGCGTGAAACGCCCGCTTCTCCCGGCCCGGCCGCCGGTGATCGCGGAGACCACGATGAAGGTGATGAAGTACGGATTGCCGGCGAGTCCGGCCTGGGTGGCGCTGAGGTCGAAGGCGACCTGCAGGTAGGTGGGCAGGAACACGATCGAGCCGTACAGCAGGGCGCCGAGCAGCGCCGTGGCCGGGAACACGACGCGCAGCGTACGGCCGGCGAACAGCCTCGGCGGGATCAGCGGGGCGGCGGCACGCCGTTCCTGCCACCAGAAGGCCGCCGCCAGCGCCAGGGCGGTCACGACGAGCCCCAGGACGGCCGGCGAGGTCCAGGAGTGGGTGCGCCCGCCCCACTCGGTGACCAGCAGCAGGCTCACCGTGGCCCCGGCGAGCAGCACCGCGCCCGCGACGTCCATGCGGGCGCCGTCCCCGCTCCTGGGCAGCCGGAGCGAGGTGGCGACCAGGGCGATCGACAGCAGGCCGATCGGCAGGTTGACGTAGAAGATCCAGCGCCAGCCCGCGGCGTCGGTGAGGGAGCCGCCGACGAGCGGGCCGCCCACGCTGGCCAGGGCGAAGACGCCGCCCACGTAGCCCTGCACCCGGGCCCGCAGGCGGAGGGGGAAGAGCTCGGCGAGCGCGATGCTGGGGACGGTGAACAGCGCCCCCGCCCCGACGCCCTGCAGCGTCCGGGCGGCGATGAGCTGGGGCATGGACTGGGCGAGGCCGCACAGGGCGGAGGCGACGGTGAAGACGGTGATCGCGGACAGGAAGACGGCACGCCGTCCGAAACGGTCGCTCAGCCGCCCGTAGACCGCGCCGGTGGCGGTGGAGGCGAGCACGTAGGCGGTGACGATCCAGCCGATGGAGCCCGCCTCGCCGAGGTCGGCGGCGATGTCCGGCAGGGCGATGGCGACCACCGTCTGGTCCAGGACGGACATCAGGATGCCCAGCACGAGCCCCGCCACGGCGAAGGGGAGCCTCCCGGTCCCGGCCCCGTGGCCGCCCGCCGGGACGCTCTGGCCGGTGCCGGTGCCGGTGCCGGTGTCGGGGGAGGCGGTCCGGTCGGATGTCATGCCTGGTCCTTCCCGGCGGGGAACGGGGCGGGCAGCGCGAAGTCCGCGCTGAGCAGGTCCTGGTCCAGCACGCCGGCCGCGACGGTGCCGGAGGCCGCGGCGGCGACGACGGCGGCCAGCGGCATCGGCACGGTGGCCCGCCGGGCCATGTCCCCCGCCGCGTAGACGCCGGGCACGCTGGTCCGGCCGAACTCGTCGACCTCGACGGTGGAGTCGGGGAAGCCGGCGCACCCCAGCTTCCCGGCGATGCCGGAGCGCTGCCGGAGCGTGGTCTTGACGAACAGCGCGTCGCGGGCCAGCGGCTGGGCGCCCTCGAACACGATCTGCCTGATCCTGCCGTCCTCGCCCTCCAGACGGGTGATCGGCTCGCAGCGCGCCGGGATCCCGTTGCGGGCCAGCAGGTCCCGCATGGCCGGCTCCAGCGGGGCGCCGCCGGTGCACAGCACGACGTCGTCGGTGAACCGGCTCAGGTGCAGTGCCAGCCGTACCCGGTCCGGTCCCGCGCCGATCACGGCGACGCGCCCGCCGCTGACCTCGTACCCGTGGCAGTAGGGGCAGTGGAAGGCCGAGCGGCCCCACAGCTCCTCGACGCCGCTGATCGGGGGCAGCTCATCGGCCAGGCCGGTGGCCAGCAGCAGCCGCCGGCCCCGCTCGGCGCCGCCGCCGGCCGGCCGGACCTCGAACCCGTCATCGGGCAGGCGGCCCACCTCGTCCACGGCGACGTTCCGGGTCCGGACCGACGGGTAGGCCCCGAGCTGCTCGTGCCCGATCCGGCGCACCTCGGTCGGCGGCGTCCCGTCCCGGGTGAAGAAGTTGTGCACGGCCCCGGCGGGCGCGTTGCGCCCCTCTCCGGCGTCCAGCAGCAGCACGGTGCGGTGGGCACGGCCCAGGGTCAGGGCCGCGGCGAGTCCGGCCGGGCCGCCGCCAATGATGATCACATCAAGCATGTCGTCTCCTCTGCGGCGGGGACGGGTCCCCGTTCCTTGACAGCGGGACCAACTCTGCAAGTTAATGTGAACATGAAGTCAAGCGCCGGGGCCGAGATGACCATCGGAGAGCTCGCCGCGCGGTTCGACCTCGCCCCGCACGTGCTGCGGCACTGGGAGGCGATGGGGCTGCTGACCCCGGCGAGGAGGGCGAACGGGCGGCGCCGTTACACCGACGACCACCTGTCACGGGTGACGATGATCGTCCGAGGCAAGGCCGGCGGTCTCAGCCTGGAGCAGCTCCGCGAGATCCTCAACGCCGCCACCTCCGCCGAGCGGCGCGAGCTGCTCAGCCGGCACCGGGCGGAGCTGGAGCTGCGGATCCAGCAGACCCAGATGTCCAAGCAACTGGTCGAGCACGCGCTGGACTGCCGGGAGGAGGACTTCACCCGGTGCCGGACGTTCCAGCGGCTGTGCGCGGACCTGCCCGTCCCCACCGGCCGGCGGGAAGACCCGCCCGCCGGGGAGACCCTCGGCCGACCGTCGCCGAGATCGTTCTAGCGGACCGTCCACCCGCCGGGGAGCATGAGCGGGCCGTAGGACGGCAGGCCCAGCTCGGCGGCCAGCTGGGCGAGCGGTCCCCAGGCCTCCAGGCGGAGCCGTGCCATGGCGGCGGTCCTGTCCTCGCTGGACTCCGCCGGGCGCAGGCGCTCCAGCGGGCTCAGCTTGGGATAGACGCGCACCGGGGCGTCGGCGGCCAGGCCGGCCTGCCTGCGGGCCAGGATGAGGGCGTCCTCCAGGCCGCCGAGCTCGTCGACGAGCCCGCCGGCGTGGGCGTCGGCGCCGGTCCAGACCCGGCCCCTGGCCAGCTCGTGGGCCCGCTCCCGGGACAGGCCCCGGCCCTCGGCCACCTTGTTCACGAAGTCGTCGTAGACCCGGTCCAGCCAGGCGTTGACCCGCGCCCACTGGGCCTCGGAGAAGGCGTTGGTGGAGGAGAACATCCCGGCGTTGGCGCCCTCGCCGACCGTCTCGGAGGACACGCCGATCTTCTCCAGCAGCCCGCTGATGACCGCCTTGCCGCCGAACACGCCGATGGAGCCGGTGAGCGTGCCGGGCTGGGCCACGATCGTGTCGGCGGCCATCGAGACCATGTAGCCGCCGGAGGCCGCCATGTCGCCCATCGAGACCACGATCGGCTTGCCCGCCTTGCGGGTGAGGACCACCTCGCGCCAGATGGCGTCGGAGGCCACGTACGAACCGCCGGGGCTGTCCACCCGGAAGACGACGGCCTTGACGTGCTCGTCGCGGCGGGCCGCGCGCAGGGCGGCGCAGACGGTGTCGGAGCCCATCGCGCTGCCGCCGCCCAGCGGGCTCCGCCCGCTGCGGCCGAGCCGGATCGCGCCGTGGCCGTGGACCAGCGCGACGGTCTGCTCGCCGGGGCGCGGGAGCTTCTTGGCGATCGGGCCCTTGGCGTAGCGGCTCACGTAGAGCAGCAGGGCGTCGTCGCCGACGGCCTGCTTGACCTCGTCGTAGACCTCGTCGCGATAGGCCAGCCGGTCCACGAGCCCCGCCTCGACCGACTCGGCGCCGATGAACGGGCCCCGGTCGATGAGCTCGCGGACCTTGGCGGGGTCCAGCCCGCGCCCGTCGGCGACGCCCGCGACGACCTGCTCGGTGACCGACTCGGTGATGCGGCCCATCGACTCGCGATGGGCGTCGGTCATGTGGTCCTGGGTGAAGGTGTTGGCCGCGGTCTTGTACTCGTGCCGCTGGCCCATCTGGTACTCGACGCCGAGCTTGCCGAGCGCCCCCCGCAGGAAGCGCTGCTCCATCGCGACGCCGGTCAGCCCGACGTCGCCCGACGGCTGCAGGTAGACCCGCTCGAAGGCGCTGCCGAGGTAGTAGGGCACGGTGCCGGCGCCGAACTCGCCGAACGTCTCGGCGAAGGCGACGGTCAGCTTGCCGGAGGCCCGGAACCGGGTCACGGCCTCGCGCAGGTCCTGCACCATCGCCAGCCCCATCGGCTGGGTGCCGATCTTAACGATCAACGCCTTGACCCGGTCGTCCTTCCTGGCGCGCTT
Coding sequences:
- a CDS encoding NAD(P)/FAD-dependent oxidoreductase, producing MLDVIIIGGGPAGLAAALTLGRAHRTVLLLDAGEGRNAPAGAVHNFFTRDGTPPTEVRRIGHEQLGAYPSVRTRNVAVDEVGRLPDDGFEVRPAGGGAERGRRLLLATGLADELPPISGVEELWGRSAFHCPYCHGYEVSGGRVAVIGAGPDRVRLALHLSRFTDDVVLCTGGAPLEPAMRDLLARNGIPARCEPITRLEGEDGRIRQIVFEGAQPLARDALFVKTTLRQRSGIAGKLGCAGFPDSTVEVDEFGRTSVPGVYAAGDMARRATVPMPLAAVVAAAASGTVAAGVLDQDLLSADFALPAPFPAGKDQA
- the sppA gene encoding signal peptide peptidase SppA, coding for MDATKVIIDTVDRFRQRRTAPLVLELDLTEGLTEGPPADPLGAILSMRKTSLTDVLSGLKRARKDDRVKALIVKIGTQPMGLAMVQDLREAVTRFRASGKLTVAFAETFGEFGAGTVPYYLGSAFERVYLQPSGDVGLTGVAMEQRFLRGALGKLGVEYQMGQRHEYKTAANTFTQDHMTDAHRESMGRITESVTEQVVAGVADGRGLDPAKVRELIDRGPFIGAESVEAGLVDRLAYRDEVYDEVKQAVGDDALLLYVSRYAKGPIAKKLPRPGEQTVALVHGHGAIRLGRSGRSPLGGGSAMGSDTVCAALRAARRDEHVKAVVFRVDSPGGSYVASDAIWREVVLTRKAGKPIVVSMGDMAASGGYMVSMAADTIVAQPGTLTGSIGVFGGKAVISGLLEKIGVSSETVGEGANAGMFSSTNAFSEAQWARVNAWLDRVYDDFVNKVAEGRGLSRERAHELARGRVWTGADAHAGGLVDELGGLEDALILARRQAGLAADAPVRVYPKLSPLERLRPAESSEDRTAAMARLRLEAWGPLAQLAAELGLPSYGPLMLPGGWTVR
- a CDS encoding MDR family MFS transporter, which produces MTSDRTASPDTGTGTGTGQSVPAGGHGAGTGRLPFAVAGLVLGILMSVLDQTVVAIALPDIAADLGEAGSIGWIVTAYVLASTATGAVYGRLSDRFGRRAVFLSAITVFTVASALCGLAQSMPQLIAARTLQGVGAGALFTVPSIALAELFPLRLRARVQGYVGGVFALASVGGPLVGGSLTDAAGWRWIFYVNLPIGLLSIALVATSLRLPRSGDGARMDVAGAVLLAGATVSLLLVTEWGGRTHSWTSPAVLGLVVTALALAAAFWWQERRAAAPLIPPRLFAGRTLRVVFPATALLGALLYGSIVFLPTYLQVAFDLSATQAGLAGNPYFITFIVVSAITGGRAGRSGRFTPYLLSGAVIVVPGLLLLSRADLDSPYALVAAGMAVLGVGFGLIMQNLMTVAQNAVRPADLGAVTSAVVTVRGFGMAVGVALFNNLLIRHVGDDQRPEAIAGAVPEVLVWGVAPAVALVALMAAMPRAEASGRAGAAPETVRPS
- a CDS encoding transglycosylase domain-containing protein produces the protein MRAPVERLLTDARGTGRRSHDTGADGSAVRKVARLAGAAVAAGLLASALALPAVGGAGAVVLTASEELNIRPVDLKEPPLAEKTTVLDARGNQIAQFWDVYREVVPLSKVADVMKTAIISIEDYRFYEHGAIDIEGTMRALAKNLSSGGVSQGGSSITQQYVKQVLLNAAVTEKEKNKVLEASYARKLNELRHAMAVEQKYSKDQILEKYLNIAFFGARANGVEAAAKRFFGVPASKLTLPQAATLAAAVQSPNSTDPEAGRKARQRLLERRNLVLDRMAQLKKITPEEAAKAKKEKLGYKGTPLPGGCEASPYPYFCIYVRNEISGNPAFGKTEKARLQFLNRGGLTIRTTLDPRMQAAADAAIRKRVYASDNPMASQALVQPGTGAIKAMAASRKYGIAKRRNEMSYNVVADAAHGGGVGFQAGSTFKTFTLITALKKGMKVSDGITTGAGYRAPGYAAFKNCKGESIGDPTHTVTNDEGSPGFKTLQTGTWGSVNTFFVALEQRVGLCDTVETAKSLGIKRSDGQALQEYETFTLGINEMDPVTVANAYAAIGARGKYCAPMAITQITDRDGKVTRYTPQCRQALDPEIADATADVLSGVFTKGTMRGVGGIGRPAAGKTGTTDAYATAWFAGFTPDLAGAVSIGDPRGSTKHKLTGVTIGGRYYGIVAGASLPGPIWKDTMMAALKGVRATSFHPINSARFGGCGQDCAPDRSDGDSREVRNEPWDRGRNTDDEGGRGNGWDLRNGRDRGNGWDGWGRGNGRNRG
- a CDS encoding flavin reductase family protein, with the translated sequence MNEFIEAMAQVPTAVTVITVKDGRDDVGATVGTLVSVSLDPRLVMVSLENTGYLNELLLRRDRWAASVLSAGQKAIASRFATAGRPGARLLLAGVPHHRGELSEALVVDGGVTALEAETAQVVPAGDHTLYIARVLDVSYVDAGVLPLVRLRSRYRPAG
- a CDS encoding MerR family transcriptional regulator, with amino-acid sequence MKSSAGAEMTIGELAARFDLAPHVLRHWEAMGLLTPARRANGRRRYTDDHLSRVTMIVRGKAGGLSLEQLREILNAATSAERRELLSRHRAELELRIQQTQMSKQLVEHALDCREEDFTRCRTFQRLCADLPVPTGRREDPPAGETLGRPSPRSF